One window from the genome of Alphaproteobacteria bacterium CG11_big_fil_rev_8_21_14_0_20_39_49 encodes:
- a CDS encoding chromosome partitioning protein ParA: MQATENNTKIIAIANQKGGVGKTTTTVNLATALAASGKKVLLIDLDPQGNASTGFGVKRGERKGDIYDVICDKIEIKDAIAKTEIPDLCLLYSTVNLSAAEIELVSVVGREFVLKDKLAEINGMFDYVLIDCPPSLGLLTINALVSSGSVLIPLQCEFYALEGLSHLLKTIDKVKKHLNKELKIHGILLTMQDKRNNLSQQVETDVRGYLGDSVFKTVIPRNIKVSEAPSHGKPAILYDYKCSGSMAYIHLAKEMLQREKLAKAVPA; this comes from the coding sequence ATGCAAGCCACTGAAAATAATACAAAAATTATTGCTATCGCAAACCAGAAGGGGGGCGTAGGAAAGACCACAACCACGGTGAATCTGGCAACTGCTTTGGCGGCATCGGGAAAGAAAGTCTTATTGATAGACCTAGACCCTCAAGGAAATGCCAGCACCGGTTTTGGTGTAAAAAGGGGGGAGCGTAAAGGCGATATATACGATGTAATCTGCGACAAAATTGAAATTAAAGACGCAATCGCCAAAACTGAAATTCCCGACTTATGTTTATTATATTCTACCGTTAATTTGTCGGCTGCCGAAATAGAACTGGTCAGCGTAGTCGGCAGGGAGTTTGTATTAAAAGACAAGTTGGCTGAAATTAACGGAATGTTTGACTATGTTTTGATAGATTGTCCGCCCTCACTAGGTTTATTGACTATCAATGCACTGGTTTCCTCCGGCTCGGTTTTGATACCTTTGCAATGTGAGTTCTACGCTTTGGAGGGGTTAAGCCACTTATTAAAAACTATCGACAAGGTAAAAAAACACCTGAACAAAGAACTAAAGATACACGGCATATTACTAACTATGCAGGATAAGCGTAACAATCTTTCTCAACAAGTTGAGACCGATGTAAGGGGCTATCTGGGCGATAGCGTCTTTAAAACGGTTATACCGAGAAATATAAAGGTATCTGAGGCTCCGTCACATGGAAAACCGGCGATTTTATATGATTATAAATGCTCAGGCTCTATGGCATATATACATTTGGCAAAAGAAATGCTCCAACGGGAAAAGTTAGCAAAAGCTGTTCCGGCATAA
- a CDS encoding chromosome partitioning protein ParB, which translates to MKKSKSALGMGLSALFSEEDTAVIDSESAGQKAAAQTSEDLSEEDNPNDRMRARLLDVNMLVPGKFQPRGYFDEEKLNELVRSVKENGVIQPILVRTEDTEGRYQIIAGERRWRACKQAGLEKIPAVIKELSDREALEVALVENIQRQSLTAIEEAEGYKKLLEEFGYTQEKLASNLGKSRSHISNMLRLLNLPDEIKDIINTGALSMGHARALVNAKNPIELAYKIIEEGLSVRETEKYAAGSGKRGGGANAAPVKPKLEPSVQNAPSSNTPVGEKDPDLIIIENSLSNSMGMKVTIDDTDEGGKVTLYFNNLSELDKILQKLG; encoded by the coding sequence ATGAAAAAATCTAAAAGTGCATTAGGAATGGGACTATCCGCATTATTTTCTGAGGAAGATACTGCCGTTATAGACAGCGAATCGGCGGGTCAAAAGGCGGCGGCACAAACATCTGAAGACCTGTCGGAAGAGGATAATCCCAATGACAGAATGAGAGCCAGACTGCTTGACGTTAATATGCTGGTTCCGGGAAAATTCCAGCCACGCGGATATTTCGACGAAGAAAAGCTAAATGAGTTAGTAAGATCAGTCAAAGAAAACGGTGTAATACAACCGATTTTAGTTCGCACAGAAGACACTGAGGGTCGCTACCAGATTATAGCAGGTGAGCGTAGATGGAGAGCTTGTAAGCAGGCGGGGTTAGAGAAAATACCGGCAGTTATCAAGGAGTTATCGGACAGAGAAGCTCTGGAGGTAGCATTAGTAGAAAACATTCAAAGACAAAGTCTAACGGCTATTGAAGAAGCGGAAGGTTATAAAAAGCTACTGGAAGAATTCGGATATACTCAGGAGAAATTAGCTTCAAATTTGGGTAAAAGCCGTAGCCACATATCTAATATGCTGCGACTATTAAACCTTCCCGATGAGATAAAAGATATCATAAATACGGGTGCATTGTCCATGGGACATGCAAGGGCTTTAGTAAACGCAAAAAACCCGATAGAGCTGGCTTATAAGATAATAGAAGAAGGTTTGAGCGTTCGGGAAACCGAAAAATATGCCGCCGGAAGTGGCAAAAGGGGAGGCGGGGCAAATGCCGCTCCGGTTAAACCGAAATTAGAGCCTTCCGTACAAAATGCCCCCTCTTCTAACACTCCCGTCGGAGAAAAAGACCCCGATCTGATAATTATTGAAAACTCCCTTTCCAATAGCATGGGCATGAAAGTTACCATTGACGATACTGATGAGGGTGGAAAAGTAACATTATATTTTAATAACCTATCAGAATTGGATAAAATACTGCAAAAATTAGGTTAA
- the phaR gene encoding polyhydroxyalkanoate synthesis repressor PhaR gives MSLYMTKQANNDIVTIKKYANRRLYNTQTSCYIVLEDLFDMIKRGEEFIVKDAKTEEDITRPVLTQIIFEQEAKGYNLLPINFLRQLIGMYGNTKLEGIVPSYLTAMMEQFIQNQEKMVNFSNADWTSYTPIKMLENMTEQNMKIFQSTMGMFAPKKDDK, from the coding sequence ATGAGTTTATACATGACAAAACAAGCTAATAATGACATCGTAACCATTAAAAAATACGCTAACCGCCGTTTATATAACACCCAGACTAGCTGTTATATTGTCTTGGAAGACCTATTTGATATGATAAAGCGGGGCGAGGAGTTCATTGTAAAGGACGCTAAAACCGAAGAGGATATAACACGTCCGGTACTTACCCAGATAATTTTTGAGCAGGAAGCAAAAGGGTATAACCTGCTTCCTATAAATTTCTTAAGGCAGCTAATCGGCATGTACGGCAATACAAAATTAGAAGGTATAGTACCAAGTTACCTTACTGCCATGATGGAGCAGTTCATACAGAATCAGGAAAAAATGGTCAATTTCTCCAATGCTGACTGGACAAGTTACACTCCTATCAAGATGCTTGAGAACATGACGGAACAGAACATGAAAATATTCCAAAGCACTATGGGTATGTTCGCTCCGAAAAAAGATGATAAGTGA